From one Amaranthus tricolor cultivar Red isolate AtriRed21 chromosome 17, ASM2621246v1, whole genome shotgun sequence genomic stretch:
- the LOC130803891 gene encoding probable serine/threonine-protein kinase PBL23 gives MGVSQCNYTKTMSIKNNPLDETQKTHLNPHSLTPYDDNHDKDDHFNNYNELKFKSLLMKMIWDFGFGCFVPFNSDKEEIISKNGGINDNLEHNKAWLLAESGGDLANNGEPHSVHSSFRFSICSQVELDSMKTANLASSTTILMVNLDNNVSDANSKELKWRRIESLEKSISPVANSLIRFSYGEIVSATRNFSAGRVLGRGALSYVFRGRVGFLRTAVAIKRLDKEDKETPKAFCRELMIASSLQHPNIVPLLGFCIDSEEGLFLVYKYVSSGSLERHLHGRKNGVKSFASLSWSARYKVAVGIAEAIAYLHNGTEKCIVHRDIKPSNILLSSKKRPKLCDFGLATWTPAPSVPFLCKTVKGTFGYLAPEYFQHGKVSDKTDVYAFGVVLLELITGRKPIEAARPSGEENLVQWAKPLMDKGDTGLDSLLDQRAKVTPKSSKLITQMVHAALACVNSEESSRPGINEAIVLLRGEGCLVKGKSGFGSRNSYASYNEQNAK, from the exons ATGGGAGTTTCCCAATGTAATTACACTAAAACTATGAGTATAAAGAATAACCCACTTGATGAAACTCAAAAAACCCATCTAAATCCACACTCTTTAACACCTTATGATGATAATCATGATAAAGATGATCACTTTAATAATTACAATGAGTTAAAGTTCAAATCTTTATTGATGAAAATGATTTGGGATTTTGGGTTTGGTTGTTTTGTGCCTTTTAATTCCGATAAAGAAGAAATAATTAGCAAAAATGGTGGAATAAATGACAATTTGGAGCATAATAAGGCATGGTTACTTGCAGAATCAGGTGGTGATTTAGCTAATAATGGTGAACCTCATtcagttcattcatcatttaggTTTAGTATTTGCTCTCAAGTTGAACTTGATTCTATGAAAACTGCAAATTTAGCAAGTTCTACTACTATTTTAATGGTGAATTTGGATAATAATGTGAGTGATGCTAACTCTAAAGAGCTTAAATGGAGAAGGATTGAATCATTAGAGAAGAGTATTTCTCCTGTTGCTAATTCTTTAATCAGGTTTAGTTATGGTGAAATTGTTTCTGCTACCAGAAATTTCTCTGCAG GTAGAGTTTTGGGCAGAGGTGCACTAAGCTATGTGTTTAGAGGTAGAGTTGGATTTTTAAGAACAGCAGTTGCAATTAAGAGATTAGACAAAGAAGATAAAGAGACACCAAAGGCATTTTGCAGAGAATTGATGATTGCAAGTTCCCTTCAACACCCAAACATTGTTCCTTTATTGGGCTTTTGTATTGATTCAGAAGAAGGCTTGTTCTTGGTCTACAAATATGTGTCAAGTGGAAGCTTAGAACGCCATCTTCACG GGAGGAAGAATGGAGTAAAGAGTTTCGCGTCGCTTTCATGGTCTGCAAGGTATAAAGTTGCAGTTGGTATTGCAGAAGCCATTGCATATCTACACAATGGAACTGAAAAATGTATTGTTCATAGAGATATTAAACCATCTAATATTCTTCTTTCTTCAAAGAAAAGACCTAAG TTATGTGATTTTGGATTAGCTACATGGACTCCAGCACCATCAGTCCCTTTCCTTTGCAAGACTGTGAAAGGAACATTTGG TTACTTGGCTCCTGAATACTTCCAGCACGGGAAGGTATCAGATAAAACCGATGTATATGCCTTCGGAGTGGTTCTTTTAGAGCTAATAACAGGTCGGAAACCAATTGAAGCAGCCAGGCCATCCGGAGAAGAGAATTTGGTTCAATGG GCGAAGCCACTCATGGACAAAGGAGACACAGGATTAGACAGTTTGCTCGACCAACGAGCTAAAGTTACTCCGAAAAGTTCAAAACTGATAACCCAAATGGTTCATGCTGCACTTGCTTGTGTAAACAGTGAAGAATCGAGCAGGCCAGGAATCAACGAAGCCATCGTTCTACTACGAGGAGAAGGCTGCCTTGTTAAGGGTAAGTCTGGTTTTGGTAGTAGAAATAGTTATGCTTCGTACAATGAACAAAATGCGAAATGA
- the LOC130803892 gene encoding polcalcin Che a 3-like — MASEDTPQDIADREIIFKRFDANGDGKISSTELGDALGSLGSVTSEEIAKMMVEIDTDGDGFISFNEFTEFARANPGLIKDVAKIF; from the coding sequence atggCTAGTGAAGATACACCCCAAGACATTGCTGATAGGGAGATAATCTTCAAACGTTTCGACGCCAATGGCGACGGAAAAATATCGTCGACCGAACTGGGCGACGCCTTAGGGAGCCTTGGATCTGTTACATCTGAAGAAATTGCTAAGATGATGGTTGAGATTGATACGGATGGTGATggtttcatttcatttaatgaATTTACTGAGTTTGCTAGAGCTAATCCTGGCTTAATTAAAGATGTTGCTAagattttttag
- the LOC130803893 gene encoding transcription factor MYB1-like, with amino-acid sequence MMQEDGAACKSTVRKGPWSEEEDDLLRKCIEKYGEGSCWKRVPQRAGLNRCRKSCRWRWLNYLKPGIKRGDFSEDEANIIASQHKLLGNRWSLIATKLPGRTVNDIKNYCSTQLYKDYLSSHEVISLTSTQDFNGLEIGSGNGIEVGPKNGFGPEVNEQNDNDNWLENLLGLDECSSQNYSEPKIGQLLEGEESDNNENMDQWISSLRDEPNMQFVMNNWEDIAY; translated from the exons ATGATGCAAGAGGATGGAGCTGCATGTAAGAGTACAGTTCGAAAAGGTCCATGGTCAGAGGAAGAAGACGACCTTCTACGAAAGTGCATTGAAAAATATGGAGAGGGTTCCTGCTGGAAAAGAGTTCCTCAAAGAGCAG GATTAAATAGATGTCGAAAAAGTTGCAGATGGCGATGGCTAAACTATCTAAAACCTGGCATTAAACGAGGGGACTTTAGTGAAGATGAGGCCAACATCATTGCAAGCCAACACAAGCTTCTCGGAAACAG gTGGTCATTAATAGCAACTAAACTTCCTGGACGAACGGTAAATgacataaaaaattattgtagCACTCAGCTTTACAAGGATTACTTATCCTCCCACGAAGTTATTAGTCTCACTTCTACACAAGACTTCAATGGGCTTGAAATTGGGTCTGGAAATGGGATTGAAGTTGGGCCAAAGAATGGGTTTGGGCCCGAGGTGAATGAACagaatgataatgataattggTTAGAAAATTTGTTGGGCTTGGACGAATGCAGTTCTCAAAATTATAGTGAGCCTAAGATTGGGCAACTTTTGGAGGGTGAAGAGTCAGACAATAATGAGAATATGGACCAGTGGATATCATCATTAAGAGACGAGCCCAATATGCAATTTGTAATGAACAACTGGGAGGATATAGCGTATTAG